A stretch of the Deinococcus sp. Leaf326 genome encodes the following:
- the infC gene encoding translation initiation factor IF-3, with translation MMNIAKEHKVNEQIRVRQIRLIGAEGEQIGIIDTRDAMNMAREKAMDLVMVSPQAVPPVCRLLDYGRFRYEQQQNEKENRKRARSQEVKAIKFRVKIDDHDFNTKAGHVRRFLEEGHKVKVTIMFRGRERTHPELGERILVRVAETLADIGAPEGTPSMMGMDMNMIMTPKAPPVPKKERADMPAADLADGDADTAPAEVAPASAEPNAVANA, from the coding sequence GTGATGAACATAGCGAAAGAACACAAGGTCAACGAGCAGATTCGCGTCCGGCAGATTCGTCTGATCGGGGCGGAGGGCGAGCAGATCGGCATTATCGACACCCGTGACGCCATGAACATGGCGCGCGAGAAGGCCATGGACCTCGTGATGGTCAGTCCGCAGGCCGTTCCGCCGGTCTGCCGCCTACTCGACTATGGCCGGTTCCGCTACGAACAGCAGCAGAACGAGAAGGAAAACCGCAAGCGTGCCCGCTCGCAGGAAGTCAAGGCGATCAAGTTCCGGGTCAAGATCGACGACCACGACTTCAATACCAAAGCGGGCCACGTGCGGCGTTTCCTCGAAGAAGGTCACAAGGTCAAGGTCACCATCATGTTCCGTGGCCGTGAACGCACGCACCCCGAGCTGGGTGAGCGCATCCTGGTGCGCGTGGCCGAGACCCTCGCGGACATCGGCGCGCCCGAAGGCACCCCGAGCATGATGGGCATGGACATGAACATGATCATGACCCCCAAGGCGCCGCCCGTTCCCAAGAAGGAACGCGCCGACATGCCTGCCGCAGACTTGGCCGACGGTGACGCTGATACAGCACCCGCCGAAGTGGCGCCGGCTTCTGCCGAGCCCAACGCGGTCGCGAACGCCTGA
- a CDS encoding glutaredoxin domain-containing protein: MIKMYTTSWCPDCHATKRALSSKGLAYEEINIEQDAQAAEYVMSVNGGRRSVPTLVSGDVAHSLSGFRPQKLDAFLAEAGL; this comes from the coding sequence ATGATCAAGATGTATACGACGAGCTGGTGCCCCGATTGCCACGCGACCAAGCGCGCCCTGAGCAGCAAGGGCCTCGCCTACGAGGAAATCAACATCGAGCAGGATGCCCAGGCGGCCGAGTACGTGATGAGCGTCAACGGCGGCCGGCGCAGCGTGCCCACGCTGGTGAGCGGCGACGTGGCCCACAGCCTCAGCGGATTCCGGCCTCAGAAGCTCGACGCCTTCCTGGCCGAAGCCGGCCTGTAA
- a CDS encoding dihydroorotase, whose product MTLTITNIKRPGSDRPESVTLESGVIKGWNLPPEGEVLDGQGGTVAPAFTELHAHLREPGQTEKEDLRSGLAAAAAGGYGTVVSMPNTSPVVDDPATVRALTEKASTLGTARLRPAAALTRGQQGEALAELSYLKDAGAVMFTDDGRTNEDARVLRLGLEYAGSLGMVVSVHAEDASLRANGVMNEGPVSEALGLPGNPAAAEAARVARDLEILAGLHAQGRPARLHIQHLSTARALDLVRGAKARGLSVTCEVCPHHLTLTDEALRSFDAVYKVAPPLRTQADADHLLAGLLDGSVDCLATDHAPHTRAEKERDLLDAPSGIAYIELAFPLMWTRFGETLGLERLLDLMTAAPARVMGWPEPSLDAGAPADLVVLDLETGRAVNPAEFRSKAKFTPWDGETLRGWPLLTVVDGQVAYRRD is encoded by the coding sequence ATGACCCTGACCATCACCAACATCAAGCGTCCCGGCAGCGACCGACCCGAAAGCGTGACCCTCGAAAGCGGCGTCATCAAGGGCTGGAACCTGCCGCCCGAAGGCGAGGTTCTCGACGGCCAGGGCGGCACGGTCGCCCCCGCCTTCACCGAGCTCCACGCCCACCTGCGCGAACCCGGCCAGACCGAGAAGGAAGACCTGCGCTCGGGCCTCGCGGCGGCGGCGGCGGGCGGCTACGGCACCGTCGTCTCGATGCCCAACACCTCGCCCGTCGTGGACGACCCGGCCACCGTGCGCGCCCTGACCGAGAAGGCGAGTACGCTCGGCACCGCACGCCTGCGGCCCGCCGCTGCCCTCACGCGGGGCCAGCAGGGCGAGGCGCTGGCCGAGCTGAGCTACCTGAAGGACGCGGGCGCTGTCATGTTCACCGACGACGGCCGCACCAACGAGGACGCGCGGGTGCTGCGCCTGGGCCTGGAGTATGCCGGCAGCCTCGGCATGGTCGTCAGCGTGCACGCTGAGGACGCCTCACTGCGCGCCAACGGCGTCATGAATGAGGGACCGGTCTCCGAGGCCCTGGGACTGCCCGGCAACCCGGCCGCCGCCGAGGCGGCGCGCGTGGCCCGTGACCTCGAAATTCTGGCCGGCCTGCACGCGCAGGGGCGGCCGGCGCGGCTGCACATCCAGCACCTCAGCACGGCGCGCGCGCTGGACCTCGTGCGCGGGGCCAAGGCGCGCGGCCTGAGCGTGACCTGCGAGGTCTGCCCGCACCACCTCACCCTCACCGACGAGGCGCTGCGGTCCTTCGACGCGGTCTACAAGGTCGCGCCGCCGCTGCGCACCCAGGCCGACGCCGATCACCTGCTGGCAGGGCTGCTCGACGGCAGCGTGGATTGCCTCGCCACCGACCACGCCCCGCATACCCGCGCCGAGAAGGAGCGCGACCTGCTCGACGCGCCCAGCGGCATCGCCTACATCGAGCTGGCCTTCCCGCTCATGTGGACCCGCTTCGGCGAGACGCTGGGGCTGGAGAGACTGCTGGACCTCATGACGGCCGCCCCGGCGCGCGTCATGGGCTGGCCCGAGCCGTCGCTGGATGCGGGCGCCCCCGCCGACCTCGTGGTGCTGGACCTGGAAACCGGGCGCGCCGTGAACCCGGCCGAGTTCAGGAGCAAGGCCAAGTTCACCCCCTGGGACGGCGAGACGCTGCGCGGCTGGCCGCTACTGACCGTTGTGGACGGTCAGGTGGCCTACCGGCGCGACTAG
- a CDS encoding aspartate carbamoyltransferase catalytic subunit has product MSTLASSTSTSPSGRPRHLLDFQDWTPERLDSVLNNADTMLQVLDRPVKKVPALQGLTVCNAFFENSTRTRTSFELAARRMSADVLTFAAGSSSVSKGESLRDTVEVLTAYKVDAYIVRHHAAGAAHLVARYSGKPVINAGDGRRAHPTQALLDAYTVRQEYGSLAGKKVAIIGDVRHSRVARSNAELLPKLGAEVVLCGPATLLPEGLAGLPSVRLTSDPKEAVRGAHAVMALRLQQERMSGGYLASLQEYADTFQVNERLMREAESGAIVLHPGPMNRDLEISSEAADGPRSRILKQVENGQAIRMSVLYHLLVGRD; this is encoded by the coding sequence GTGAGCACCCTGGCCTCCAGCACCAGCACCTCGCCCTCCGGCCGCCCCCGGCACCTGCTGGATTTCCAGGACTGGACGCCCGAGCGCCTGGACAGCGTGCTGAACAACGCCGACACCATGCTCCAGGTCCTCGACCGCCCCGTCAAGAAGGTGCCTGCGCTGCAGGGCCTGACGGTCTGCAACGCCTTTTTCGAGAACAGCACCCGCACCCGCACGAGCTTCGAGCTGGCTGCCCGACGCATGAGCGCCGACGTGCTCACCTTCGCGGCGGGCAGCAGCAGCGTGAGCAAGGGCGAGTCGCTGCGCGACACCGTCGAGGTGCTCACCGCCTACAAGGTGGACGCCTACATCGTGCGCCACCACGCCGCCGGGGCCGCGCATCTGGTCGCGCGCTACAGCGGCAAGCCGGTCATCAACGCGGGCGACGGCCGCCGCGCCCACCCCACCCAGGCGCTGCTCGACGCCTATACCGTGCGCCAGGAATACGGCTCACTGGCGGGCAAGAAGGTTGCCATCATCGGGGACGTGCGGCACTCGCGGGTCGCGCGCAGCAACGCCGAGCTGCTGCCCAAACTGGGCGCCGAGGTCGTGCTGTGCGGCCCCGCTACCCTGCTGCCCGAGGGCCTTGCTGGGCTGCCGAGCGTGCGCCTGACCAGCGACCCCAAAGAAGCCGTGCGCGGCGCCCACGCGGTCATGGCCCTGCGGCTCCAGCAGGAGCGCATGTCGGGCGGCTACCTTGCCAGCCTGCAGGAGTACGCCGACACCTTTCAGGTCAACGAGCGCCTGATGCGGGAGGCCGAGAGCGGGGCCATCGTGCTGCACCCCGGCCCCATGAACCGCGACCTGGAAATCAGCAGCGAGGCCGCCGACGGCCCGCGCAGCCGCATCCTGAAACAGGTCGAGAACGGGCAGGCCATCCGCATGAGCGTGCTGTACCACCTGCTGGTGGGACGCGACTGA
- the pyrR gene encoding bifunctional pyr operon transcriptional regulator/uracil phosphoribosyltransferase PyrR, whose translation MTPKATILSGDEVRRALTRIAHEIVERNRGAEQLALIGIHTRGIPLAARLAAKLSELEGVEVPTGRLDITLYRDDLTEIAQQPIIRDTQVPFDLRRRRVVLVDDVLYTGRTVRAALDALIDLGRPESIQLAVLVDRGHRELPIRADYVGKNLPTARSEQVKVKLQESDGEDVVELWDREEQA comes from the coding sequence ATGACCCCCAAGGCCACCATCCTCAGCGGAGACGAGGTGCGCCGGGCGCTGACCCGCATCGCCCACGAGATCGTCGAGCGCAACCGGGGCGCCGAACAGCTGGCCCTCATCGGCATCCACACGCGCGGTATTCCACTCGCGGCGCGGCTGGCCGCCAAGCTCAGCGAACTCGAAGGCGTGGAGGTCCCCACCGGCCGGCTGGACATCACGCTGTACCGCGACGACCTGACCGAAATCGCGCAGCAGCCGATCATCCGCGACACGCAGGTGCCCTTCGATCTGCGCCGCCGCCGCGTGGTGCTCGTGGACGACGTGCTGTATACCGGCCGGACCGTGCGGGCCGCGCTCGACGCCCTGATCGACCTCGGGCGGCCCGAGAGCATTCAGCTCGCCGTGCTCGTCGACCGGGGACACCGCGAACTGCCCATCCGCGCCGACTACGTGGGCAAGAACCTGCCGACCGCCCGCAGCGAGCAGGTCAAGGTGAAGTTGCAGGAGAGTGACGGCGAGGACGTGGTAGAGCTGTGGGACCGCGAGGAGCAGGCGTGA
- a CDS encoding Hsp20/alpha crystallin family protein translates to MMRFDPFREIEELTQRMDRAFGGPAAQTARLAPPVDVHESADGLELTLDLPGVKPEDIQIEAEHQTLSVQAERRYAREDGRTAHRVERAYGTLSRTFSVPAKYDLTKVEADFDHGTLVLRVPRSEAAQKRSVSVRSGGQLTSGKTVEAGALPDHSERNAPAQQA, encoded by the coding sequence ATGATGCGATTTGATCCTTTCCGCGAGATTGAAGAACTGACCCAGCGCATGGACCGTGCCTTCGGTGGCCCAGCCGCCCAGACCGCCCGCCTCGCGCCCCCGGTGGATGTCCACGAGAGCGCCGACGGGCTCGAACTGACGCTGGACCTGCCCGGCGTGAAGCCCGAAGATATTCAGATTGAGGCCGAACACCAGACCCTGAGCGTGCAGGCCGAGCGCCGGTACGCCCGCGAGGACGGCCGCACGGCCCACCGCGTCGAGCGGGCCTACGGCACCCTGAGCCGGACCTTCAGCGTGCCGGCCAAGTACGACCTGACGAAGGTAGAAGCCGATTTCGACCACGGCACCCTGGTGCTGCGGGTGCCCCGCAGTGAGGCGGCCCAGAAGCGGAGCGTGAGCGTCCGCAGCGGCGGTCAGCTCACCTCCGGCAAGACGGTGGAGGCCGGCGCTCTGCCCGACCACAGCGAGCGCAACGCCCCGGCCCAGCAGGCCTGA
- a CDS encoding histidine phosphatase family protein yields MTPPDPAAARIILVRHGQTAHNLERRIQGHSDIPLDETGQGQAAQLARHLGAQGVRADRIHSSDLSRAYATAEALRAEIGGVHESFPALREIFLGDWEGQPIDDVSLREAALSAQFWDGDPECCAPGGETPAAVGARMLAHVYAHWPGEGETLVVVSHGIALWSLLSHLLELDYQTHWRGGTYMHRNTGYSVLEVGPDRQIRGARLAQADHLPPR; encoded by the coding sequence ATGACTCCGCCCGATCCCGCCGCCGCCCGCATCATCCTGGTGCGCCACGGCCAGACCGCCCACAACCTTGAGCGACGTATTCAGGGCCACAGCGACATTCCGCTCGACGAGACCGGGCAGGGTCAGGCCGCGCAACTCGCCCGGCATCTGGGGGCGCAGGGCGTGCGAGCTGACCGCATCCACAGCAGCGACCTCAGCCGCGCCTACGCCACCGCCGAGGCGCTACGCGCCGAGATCGGCGGCGTCCATGAGAGCTTTCCGGCGCTGCGCGAGATTTTCCTGGGGGACTGGGAGGGCCAGCCCATCGACGATGTGTCGCTGCGCGAGGCGGCCCTGAGCGCGCAGTTCTGGGACGGCGACCCCGAGTGCTGCGCCCCCGGCGGCGAGACCCCGGCGGCCGTCGGCGCGCGGATGCTCGCGCATGTCTACGCCCACTGGCCGGGCGAGGGCGAAACGCTGGTGGTCGTCTCGCACGGCATCGCCCTCTGGTCGCTGCTCTCGCACCTGCTGGAACTCGATTACCAGACGCACTGGCGCGGCGGCACCTACATGCACCGCAACACCGGCTACTCGGTGCTGGAGGTCGGCCCGGACCGGCAGATTCGGGGGGCGCGTCTGGCCCAGGCCGATCACCTGCCGCCGCGGTAG
- a CDS encoding rhodanese-related sulfurtransferase, which produces MSVPPFPFPSVSASPVPGWVVAALYEFRTLDNPAALRHHLSALGTRLGLCGTLIVAPEGINGTVAGSRAAIDELRAALQDAGFTRLEYKESGAPEQPFKRFKARLKAEIVTLGVPVAPREQVGHYVEAGDWNALIDDPEVVVVDTRNRYEVKAGTFQGALDPELDSFREFPAWLDAHAAELRGKRVAMFCTGGIRCEKSTSLLLEHGFTDVLHLRGGILNYLEQVPERESRWEGECFVFDGRVAVGHGLRGGTAVMCHSCGWPLTPEEQTHPEYEEGVSCEHCAARTTPAQKAAFRERQRQVYGG; this is translated from the coding sequence ATGTCGGTGCCGCCCTTTCCCTTCCCGTCCGTCTCCGCCTCTCCCGTTCCCGGCTGGGTGGTAGCCGCCCTGTATGAATTCCGGACGCTGGACAATCCGGCGGCGCTACGGCACCACCTGTCGGCCCTGGGCACCCGGCTGGGTCTGTGCGGCACCCTGATCGTGGCGCCCGAGGGCATCAACGGCACGGTGGCGGGGTCGCGCGCGGCCATCGACGAGCTGCGTGCCGCGCTGCAGGACGCCGGCTTCACGCGGCTGGAATACAAGGAGTCGGGGGCGCCGGAACAGCCCTTCAAGCGGTTCAAGGCGCGCCTGAAGGCCGAAATCGTGACGCTGGGCGTGCCCGTCGCGCCGCGCGAGCAGGTCGGCCATTACGTGGAGGCCGGGGACTGGAACGCCCTGATCGACGATCCCGAGGTGGTCGTAGTGGATACCCGCAACCGCTATGAGGTCAAGGCGGGCACCTTCCAGGGCGCGCTCGATCCGGAGCTGGACAGTTTCCGCGAGTTTCCGGCGTGGCTCGACGCCCACGCCGCCGAGCTGCGCGGCAAGCGGGTCGCCATGTTCTGCACCGGAGGAATCCGCTGCGAGAAGAGCACCAGCCTGCTCCTGGAGCACGGATTCACCGACGTGCTGCACCTGCGCGGCGGCATCCTGAACTACCTCGAACAGGTTCCCGAGAGAGAGAGCCGCTGGGAGGGCGAGTGTTTCGTCTTCGACGGCCGGGTGGCGGTCGGCCACGGCCTGCGGGGCGGCACAGCCGTGATGTGCCACTCCTGCGGCTGGCCCCTGACCCCGGAGGAACAGACGCACCCCGAGTACGAGGAGGGTGTGAGCTGCGAGCACTGCGCCGCCCGAACCACCCCGGCGCAGAAGGCCGCCTTCCGCGAGCGGCAACGGCAGGTCTATGGAGGCTGA
- a CDS encoding cytochrome c4, which translates to MGQTRRFGWLAIPLLLSVPVLWASAQGTSPPPGGAPAAAAPPNLTLKFNTPSAARGQTLSRSCAGCHGAGGVSTQAKVPGLAGQVPSYTRFQLTVFRAKLRPSAVMQGVASRLSDQNIADLAVYFATQAPGPAWAADPALRARGAALFQGGDNERNMIACAVCHGEDGRGADRQGIASVTNLAPGYGLEILHEFRDTPRFGVPHPDAMRIALKPLTDDDLKALAAYISSMK; encoded by the coding sequence ATGGGACAGACTCGTCGTTTCGGATGGCTGGCAATTCCGCTTCTCTTGTCTGTACCCGTGCTGTGGGCCAGTGCCCAGGGCACTTCGCCGCCGCCGGGCGGCGCCCCGGCCGCTGCTGCCCCGCCTAACCTGACCCTGAAATTCAACACGCCGAGTGCCGCGCGCGGGCAGACGCTGAGCCGGAGTTGCGCGGGCTGCCACGGCGCCGGCGGCGTGAGCACCCAGGCCAAGGTGCCAGGGCTGGCGGGGCAGGTCCCGAGCTACACACGCTTCCAGCTCACGGTATTCCGGGCCAAGCTGCGGCCCAGCGCCGTCATGCAGGGGGTCGCCTCGCGGCTCTCGGACCAGAACATCGCGGACCTCGCGGTCTACTTCGCGACGCAGGCACCGGGCCCGGCTTGGGCCGCAGACCCGGCGCTGCGGGCACGGGGCGCGGCGCTGTTTCAGGGCGGTGACAACGAGCGCAACATGATCGCCTGCGCGGTATGCCACGGCGAGGACGGCCGCGGGGCCGACCGGCAGGGCATCGCCAGCGTGACCAATCTGGCGCCCGGATACGGTCTGGAGATCCTGCACGAGTTCCGCGACACGCCCCGCTTCGGCGTGCCGCACCCCGACGCCATGCGCATCGCCCTCAAGCCCCTCACCGATGACGACCTGAAGGCCCTGGCCGCCTACATCAGCAGCATGAAATGA
- a CDS encoding arginine--tRNA ligase: MDLKAQLKTAVEAAAQSLGMPVDAAIQETPASKLGDYGTPAAFQMAKSAGGNPAQIAGQLAGAVVLPGGIRRVEAAGPFLNFFLDSGAFVRSVVETPFAAPTTGSVAEHGKVVIEHTSVNPNKELHVGHVRNVVLGDSMARIFRAAGHTVEVQNYIDDTGRQAAESLFAVSHYGRVWDGVQKYDHWMGEGYVRLNADPAKAELESGIGAVMHRLEEGELRAEVEKIVHAHLDTCFRLGARYDLLNWESDVVGSGFLSQAMNILEGSRYTSHPTEGKYAGAFIMDVSEFMPGLEEPNVVLVRSGGTAMYAAKDIGYQFWKFGLFEGMKFKPFATDPGGHTVWTSAPDGQPDLERRFGHAEEVINVIDSRQEHPQTVVRSALGVAGETEKEARSIHLSYAFVTLEGQTISGRKGIAVSADAAMDEAQKRALAELAKLNPELAGRSDADEIARRIGIGAIRFAMLKAEPTRKIDFRWEQALALNGDTAPYIQYAAVRAANILRRAEEAGYVTDGTGADWDAMPDIDLTLAKQVARLPEVVSQSVRVHSPHVVAQYALDLATSFNAWYNAKNKQGKPATNVLQSEEGLREARLALVARLRVAFEETLDLIGIEVPAAM, from the coding sequence ATGGATTTGAAGGCCCAACTCAAGACCGCCGTCGAGGCCGCCGCCCAGAGCCTCGGGATGCCGGTGGACGCCGCGATTCAGGAAACTCCCGCCAGCAAGCTCGGCGACTACGGCACGCCTGCCGCCTTCCAGATGGCCAAGAGCGCCGGGGGCAACCCCGCCCAGATCGCCGGGCAGCTCGCCGGGGCGGTCGTGCTGCCCGGCGGAATTCGCCGGGTCGAGGCGGCGGGACCGTTCCTGAACTTCTTTCTCGACTCGGGCGCCTTCGTGCGCAGCGTGGTCGAGACGCCCTTTGCCGCGCCCACGACCGGCAGCGTCGCCGAGCACGGCAAGGTCGTCATCGAGCACACCTCGGTGAACCCCAACAAGGAACTTCACGTCGGGCATGTGCGCAACGTGGTGCTGGGCGACAGCATGGCGCGCATCTTCCGGGCGGCGGGCCACACGGTCGAGGTCCAGAACTACATCGACGACACCGGGCGCCAGGCGGCCGAGTCGCTGTTCGCCGTGTCCCACTACGGCCGCGTGTGGGACGGCGTGCAGAAGTACGACCACTGGATGGGCGAGGGCTACGTCCGACTGAACGCCGACCCCGCCAAGGCCGAACTCGAAAGCGGCATCGGCGCCGTGATGCACCGCCTGGAAGAGGGCGAACTGCGCGCCGAAGTCGAGAAGATCGTGCACGCGCACCTCGACACCTGTTTCCGGCTGGGCGCGCGCTACGACCTGCTGAACTGGGAATCGGACGTGGTAGGCAGCGGCTTCCTGAGTCAGGCCATGAACATCCTGGAGGGAAGCCGCTACACCTCGCACCCCACCGAGGGTAAATATGCCGGGGCCTTCATCATGGACGTGTCCGAGTTCATGCCGGGCCTCGAAGAACCCAACGTCGTACTCGTCCGCTCGGGCGGCACGGCCATGTACGCCGCCAAGGACATCGGCTACCAGTTCTGGAAGTTCGGGCTGTTCGAGGGTATGAAGTTCAAACCCTTCGCCACCGATCCGGGCGGCCACACCGTCTGGACGAGCGCCCCCGACGGCCAGCCCGACCTGGAGCGGCGCTTCGGGCACGCCGAGGAGGTCATCAACGTGATCGACTCGCGCCAGGAGCACCCACAGACCGTGGTGCGCTCGGCGCTGGGCGTGGCGGGCGAGACCGAGAAGGAAGCGCGCAGCATCCACCTCTCCTACGCCTTCGTGACCCTGGAGGGCCAGACCATCAGCGGGCGCAAGGGCATCGCCGTGAGCGCCGACGCCGCGATGGATGAGGCCCAGAAGCGCGCCCTGGCCGAACTCGCCAAGCTCAACCCCGAGCTGGCCGGGCGCAGCGATGCCGACGAGATCGCCCGGCGCATCGGCATCGGGGCCATCCGCTTCGCCATGCTCAAGGCCGAACCGACCCGCAAGATCGATTTCCGCTGGGAGCAGGCGCTCGCCCTGAACGGCGACACCGCGCCGTACATCCAGTACGCGGCGGTGCGCGCGGCCAACATCCTGCGCAGGGCCGAGGAGGCCGGGTACGTGACGGACGGCACCGGCGCCGACTGGGACGCGATGCCCGATATCGACCTGACCCTCGCCAAGCAGGTTGCCCGCCTGCCTGAGGTCGTGAGCCAGAGCGTGCGCGTGCACTCGCCGCACGTGGTCGCGCAGTACGCCCTAGACCTCGCCACGAGCTTCAACGCTTGGTACAACGCCAAGAACAAGCAGGGCAAGCCCGCCACGAATGTCCTGCAGTCCGAAGAGGGGCTGCGCGAAGCCCGTCTGGCCCTGGTCGCCCGGCTCCGTGTGGCCTTCGAAGAGACGCTGGACCTCATCGGAATCGAGGTGCCGGCGGCGATGTAG